In Mycetocola spongiae, the genomic stretch TGGCCCATATCGTCTATACGTCCTTCCTGGGTGCCGCCGAGGATGCCACGTTTACGCTCGCGCGCGATCATTTCCACACCGAGCAACACCTGCGTGCCAGCGGCATGAACTATACAATTCTGCGCGATAGCCTGTATCTGGATGGCCTCCCGCACCTGGCCTCCGCCGAGGGCGAGATCCGCGGGCCCGCGGGCGAGGGCCGGGTATCGGCGGTGGCCCGCGATGACGTGGCCCGCGCGGCCGTCGCGGTGCTGACCGATCCGGCACGCCACCGCGGCCGGGTATATAACCTCACCGGCCGCGAGGCCCCCACCCTCAGCGAGGTGGCGGCGATCCTCGCGGCGGCGGGCACCCAGCCGGTCGCGTTTATTAACGAGACGATCGAGGAGGCCTATGCCTCGCGCGCCCATTATGGCGTGGAGCCCTGGCGCGAGGACGCCTGGGTATCCACCTATACGGCGATCGCCGCGGGCGAGATGGCGCTGATCGATCCGATCCTCGGCGAGCTGATCGGGCGCCCGCCGCTCACCCTGGCCGAGTTTTTGGCCCCCGGCACGGACCGGGCCTAAACCCCGCGCGCGAGGCCCGGTATCCTTAAGGGGTCCGGGCCCCGCGCCCACCACCCGCCCCAACCACGGGAGACCCCATGAGCCTCGGGATACTGCTGTCCATCCTGATCGTCATCGTTGTGCTGATTCTGTTCCTGCGCCGCGGGCGCAAGGCCTTCGAAAAGCCCGGCGTGGAGGGCACGGTCACGGCCCAGGGCGCCGCCGCCGATGCCACCCGCTTTGATATCGTGCAGATCCCCGCGGATGAGCCGGGCGCGCGCGAATATATTCTGCGCGACGATAAAACGGGCTCCCGGATCCAGGTCGAGACGGTATTCACCCGCGCCCGCGTGGTGCAGGTGGTCATCCCGCGCAAGCACCTCGGCCAGCAGGTGGAATTTGACCTCTATCGCGCGGTGGCTGCCCACCTGCCCGATATCGAAAACTGGACCTGGCCGCCGATGACCGCGACCGGGCGCGATGCCCTCGTGGACTATGTGCGTAATAACCCGGGCACCACGTTTTATGACTCCAATGGTGTGCAGATCCGCTAGCCGCGCGCGAGTTCGCTGGGAGCACACGCGGCGAGCCTAGGCTTCGATACCCGGAGCGGGTATTCTGAAGCGGTGATCGCAGATATTAAGAAACGTGCCCTGCACCGCATCAAGATCCTCGAAGGACAGATGCGCGGCCTCGAAAAGCAGGTCGAAAACGAGGACTACTGCATCGACATCATTACGCAGTCGCTCGCGATTCAAAAATCGCTCGGCTCGCTGAATAAGCTGCTCGTGGAAAACCACCTGCGTACCCACGTTGTGGACATGTTTGAGAGCGGGGGCGAGGCCAAGGAGGCAGCGCTCGCCGAGCTGATTAAGGTATTTGAACTGAGCAATAACCGCTAGCGGCTCCCCGCGGCCGGGCCTGCTTGGCCCGGCCGGTGGCCGCGGTGGTTAGTCGTGGTGCCGGATCGGTCCGGTTGAGCCGGTGGCCGCGGTAGTTAGTCGTGGTGCCGGATCGGTTTGGGTGGGCCGGTGGTTGGGGTGGTTAGTCGTGGTGCCGGATCGGGCCGAGGAGGCTCGCGGCCACGGTGGAATGGGCCGATTCGGCATCCGAGGGGTGGAAGATCCCGGCAAGCACATCGCGATAGAGCCGGCCGAGCTCTCCCGCGGAGAAATAGCTGGAGCCACCCGAGACGCGGATCGCGTGATCCACGACCTCGCGTGCGGCCTCCACGGCGCGATGTTTCAGCCCCGAGAGCAGCGCAAACCAGCGCGCCCCGTGAGCGGCACGGGCATCCACATCCCCCGCGAGGGCGTGCAGCTGCGGCAGGATGCCGTCGAGGATAAGCCCGGCCGAGGCGATCTGCCAGCGGATATCGGGATCATCGGCATAGCGCAGCCCGGTTTTTTTGGAGCGGCGCGTGCGCACGGTATCCACGGCGATCTCGAGCGCGCGCTCGGCGATGCCGGTATATACCGAGGCCAGCAGGATCTCAAACATCGCGAAGATGCCAAAGATCAGCGGATCGGCGGAGGGACCGATCTCGAGGCGGCGCACCACATGCTCGGCGGGTGCATGGGCGCCGTGCAGCTCGGTGGTGCGGGACTGGCTCGCGCGCATCCCCACGGTATCCCAGTCCTCGCGGTGCACCACGTTCTCATCGCGCGAGACAAAACCAAAAACCAGGCGCGGGGCATCCGGGGAGGTATTATCCCGCCCCATCGTGCCGAGGGAGGTCCACGCGGGCGAGAGGGACGTGAAGATTTTGGTGCCGGTGAACCGATAGCCGCCATCGGCGGCGGGCTCGGCCACGGTATCGGAGTCAAAGAGCACCAGGTCGTTGCCGGCCTCGCTCACGCCAAACGCATATACCTCTCCCGCGGCCGCCCCGGTCAGCACAAAATCCAGCGAGTGATCGCCGTTATCGTGCAGATAGCGGGCCACCGTGACCCAGACCTGGTGCATATTCACGGCCAGTGCGGTGGCGGGGGCCGCGGCCGCGAGTAGCCGCTGCTGCGCGCTCATCTCGGCCAGGCTCAGGCCCAGCCCACCCAACTCGGTGGGGACCGCGGCGCGCAGATAGCCGGCCGCGGCCAGCTCGGCGAGGTCCTCGTGGAAAAATTCGTTGCGGCGGTCGTATTCGGGTGCGCGGCCGTGGATCGCGGCCAGCAGCTCCGGGGTCAGGACGTTGGGGCGCGCGGCGCCGGCACGGGATTCGCTCATGGGTCCAGCCTACGCCTCGGCCGCGCCTCTTTTTGGGCCGCGCCCAAAATAAAGCGGCCGTCGTCCCGGGTGGGACGACGGCCGCGGCGGGGATGCTAGCCGGCGCTGGGGAGCGTGATCGGTTCGGTATCGGGCAGGGGGCCCACCTCGCGCCCGCGCAGATCGGGATGCCAGCGCTTGCCAAAGAGCGGCACCAGGAAGCCCACGGCGAGGAAGATGGCCGCGGCGATAAACGCGCCGTGCGGGCCGTTGTGGTCGATCAGGAAACCGGCGGCGGCCGATCCGAGCGCCGAGCCGATCAGCTGGCCGGTACCCACCCAGCCATAGGCCTCGGCGGTATCGGAGAACTTCACGCTCGAGGAGACGATTGCAAAGAGCACGGCGAGGGCCGGGGCGATGCCGATTCCGGCGATGAAAAGCATCAGGGCGAGGCCCCAGAAGTTCATCACGGCCAGCGCGGCCGCGGTGCCCACAAATACGATAAACATGCGGCGGGCCAGGGCCCACGGGCCGATCGGCAGGTGACCCATCGAGAGGCCGCCGGCGAGGCTACCGATCGAGAAGATCGCCAGGACCAGCCCGGCCTCGATGCCGTCGTGACCAAAATTGGCCACTACGCCGGCCTCGATGGCGGCGGTTCCACCGATCAGGAGGAAGCCCACCACGGTGGCGAGCAGCACCGGCGGGCGCTTCAGGACCACGCCGAGCTTGCGGCGGCTGCGCGGGATGCGCACGCGGCCCACCTCGGGCAGCACAATAAACCACACGCCTCCTGCGACCATCAGCACCATTGCCAGCAGGATGCCCCACTGGGTGCCCACCTGGGTGGAGACAAACGTGGTGATAACCGGGCCGAGCACCCAGATGATCTCCTGGGCCGAGGCGTCGAGGGAGAACAGCGGGGTGAGCTGCTTGGAGTTGACCATCTTGGGGTAGATGGTGCGCACGGCGGGCTGCACCGGGGGAGTGCTCAGGCCGCAGATGATCGCGATGGGGATATAAAAGAGAACATCGGCCTCAACGAGTGCGATGGTGGTTCCGGCGGCGGTGCAGATGATGGTGGTGAGGATGAGTACCGGGCGGATGCCCCAGATACCCATCCATCTACTGGTCAGGGGGCCGGCCACCGCCTGCCCCAGACTGGTCGCCGCAAGAACTAGCCCGGCCTGGCCATAGGAACCCGTTACCTGCTCGACGTGCAGCAGGAATGCCAGGGAGATCATCCCAAATGGAAAACGCGCTACAAGCTGGGCAGTGATGATCCGACCGACTCCCGGGGTAGCCAGGAGATTCGAATATGCACTCATGCCTTCCATCCTAGATCGCGGCGCGCCCGAGTGATACGGCTCGCCGGGGGAGGTCCCGCTAGATTCCCGAGTGAGGGGTATGGCCGCCCGCGCCCCGGGGTGGAGCGGCCCGCCGCGGGGGCCGCAGTAGCATCCCCGGGAGCTTCCCGCCAGCCCTCGCCGGGGAGAGATTTTGACCCCCATTCAGACACGCCGGGGGCGGTAAATATTTAGGTTTTAAATGTCGGCGGCCCGGTTTAGTGTGCACCCTGTGGATGACACGCCGCGAGGGGGGCTTAAACCCCCGATCTGCTGGCCTTCCCGGGGAGCTCCCACCTGTGGACAACCCCGTGGATGAAGCGTGGATAACTCTCGAAATCGGTGGAAACTCCCGTGGATAACTACAGCCACGTAACTACTAGTTGTTGGGGTATACCCGTTCCCGAGCAACTACATGTAGTATTGAACCCGGGGCGCAGCACTACGCAACGCCCCCCGGAACAGCCAGCACAAACCAAGAAATCCACCAGAAGGGGAACTGCGAAGATGACGATTACGGTTTATACGAAGCCATCCTGCGTACAGTGCACCGCGACCTATCGCGCACTGGATAATAAGGGTCTGGAATACGAGGTTCTTGACCTCTCCGCCGATGAAAACGCCCTCGAAGCGGTGAAGGCCCTCGGGTACCTGCAGGCTCCCGTGGTGATCACCGATGAGGGTCACTGGTCGGGCTTCCGTCCCGATAAGATCGACGAGCTCGCGCAGCGCCTGGCCTAACGGTCCACCCGCATTTTCTGAGCCGTCGCTCCCGGTCGACGTAACGATGCGCCGAACCCTCACCACCACAGCAATATTGCTCCATCCTTGATAGCAAAGGAGCACGCATGGGTTCCGAACTCGTGTACTTCTCCAGTGTTTCTGGTAACACTCGTCGATTCGTCGATAAACTCGCCCGCCCCGCCTCCCGGATACCTCTCTTTCCGAAAGACCCGGCCCTCGAGGTCACCAGACCATATGTCCTGGTTCTCCCCACCTACGGCGGGGGGCTCACCAGCACGGCGGTGCCCAAACAGGTCATCCGATTCCTCAATGACGTGGAAAACCGGAGCCTGATTCGCGGGGTTATCGCCGGAGGCAACACCAATTTTGGTGAGGCGTTTTGCCTCGCGGGAGACATCATCTCCCAAAAATGTCAGGTACCAGTTATGTACCGCTTCGAAGTATTTGGAACCCCGGACGATGTGGCCATCGTCCAAGATGGATTGGATAAATTTTGGGAACAGCACTAACGGAGTCGCCCGTGGCTCAGGGTATGGACTACCACTCCCTGAACGCCATGCTCAACCTGTACGGACCGAACGGCGAGATCCAGTTTGATAAGGACCGTCAGGCCGCGCGGGAGTTTTTCCTCCAGCACGTCAACCAGAACACCGTGTTCTTCCATTCCCTGCGGGAGCGCCTGGACTACCTCGTGGAGAAGGAATACTACGACCCCGAGGTCCTGGATAAGTACTCCTTTGAGTTCATCACGAAGCTTAACGACCTGGCCTATTCCAAGAAGTTCCGCTTCGCCACGTTCCTCGGCGCGTTTAAGTACTACACGTCCTATACCCTCAAAACCTTCGACGGAAAGCGCTATCTGGAGCGCTTCGAGGACCGCGTCGTGATGACCGCCCTCGGCCTGGCCGACGGTGATGAGGCCCTCGCCGTGAACCTCGTGGAGGAGATCATCGCCGGCCGTTTCCAGCCCGCGACCCCCACGTTCCTGAACTCCGGTAAGGCCCAGCGCGGCGAGCTCGTGAGCTGCTTCCTGCTGCGCATCGAAGACAACATGGAGTCGATCTCCCGCGGCATCAACTCCTCGCTGCAGCTGTCCAAGCGCGGCGGCGGAGTGGCCCTGAACCTCTCGAATATTCGCGAGGCCGGCGCCCCCATTAAGCAGATCGAAAACCAGTCCTCCGGAATCATCCCCGTGATGAAGCTGCTCGAAGACTCCTTCTCCTATGCCAACCAGCTGGGTGCCCGTCAGGGTGCCGGCGCCGTATACCTCAGCGCCCACCACCCCGACATCATGAGCTTCCTCGATACCAAGCGCGAGAACGCCGACGAGAAGATCCGCATTAAGACCCTCTCGCTGGGTGTGGTTATT encodes the following:
- a CDS encoding SDR family oxidoreductase, with amino-acid sequence MPSTTPVIAVTGSTGYLGGRVAELLSGQDVEQRLVVRSPGRAPRHNNASIVTASYGYTPEARDALRGVNVLFMVSAAESADRVAEQLGFIDAAEAAGVAHIVYTSFLGAAEDATFTLARDHFHTEQHLRASGMNYTILRDSLYLDGLPHLASAEGEIRGPAGEGRVSAVARDDVARAAVAVLTDPARHRGRVYNLTGREAPTLSEVAAILAAAGTQPVAFINETIEEAYASRAHYGVEPWREDAWVSTYTAIAAGEMALIDPILGELIGRPPLTLAEFLAPGTDRA
- a CDS encoding metal-sensitive transcriptional regulator; this encodes MIADIKKRALHRIKILEGQMRGLEKQVENEDYCIDIITQSLAIQKSLGSLNKLLVENHLRTHVVDMFESGGEAKEAALAELIKVFELSNNR
- a CDS encoding acyl-CoA dehydrogenase family protein, which translates into the protein MSESRAGAARPNVLTPELLAAIHGRAPEYDRRNEFFHEDLAELAAAGYLRAAVPTELGGLGLSLAEMSAQQRLLAAAAPATALAVNMHQVWVTVARYLHDNGDHSLDFVLTGAAAGEVYAFGVSEAGNDLVLFDSDTVAEPAADGGYRFTGTKIFTSLSPAWTSLGTMGRDNTSPDAPRLVFGFVSRDENVVHREDWDTVGMRASQSRTTELHGAHAPAEHVVRRLEIGPSADPLIFGIFAMFEILLASVYTGIAERALEIAVDTVRTRRSKKTGLRYADDPDIRWQIASAGLILDGILPQLHALAGDVDARAAHGARWFALLSGLKHRAVEAAREVVDHAIRVSGGSSYFSAGELGRLYRDVLAGIFHPSDAESAHSTVAASLLGPIRHHD
- a CDS encoding MFS transporter; this encodes MSAYSNLLATPGVGRIITAQLVARFPFGMISLAFLLHVEQVTGSYGQAGLVLAATSLGQAVAGPLTSRWMGIWGIRPVLILTTIICTAAGTTIALVEADVLFYIPIAIICGLSTPPVQPAVRTIYPKMVNSKQLTPLFSLDASAQEIIWVLGPVITTFVSTQVGTQWGILLAMVLMVAGGVWFIVLPEVGRVRIPRSRRKLGVVLKRPPVLLATVVGFLLIGGTAAIEAGVVANFGHDGIEAGLVLAIFSIGSLAGGLSMGHLPIGPWALARRMFIVFVGTAAALAVMNFWGLALMLFIAGIGIAPALAVLFAIVSSSVKFSDTAEAYGWVGTGQLIGSALGSAAAGFLIDHNGPHGAFIAAAIFLAVGFLVPLFGKRWHPDLRGREVGPLPDTEPITLPSAG
- the nrdH gene encoding glutaredoxin-like protein NrdH, which codes for MTITVYTKPSCVQCTATYRALDNKGLEYEVLDLSADENALEAVKALGYLQAPVVITDEGHWSGFRPDKIDELAQRLA
- the nrdI gene encoding class Ib ribonucleoside-diphosphate reductase assembly flavoprotein NrdI — protein: MGSELVYFSSVSGNTRRFVDKLARPASRIPLFPKDPALEVTRPYVLVLPTYGGGLTSTAVPKQVIRFLNDVENRSLIRGVIAGGNTNFGEAFCLAGDIISQKCQVPVMYRFEVFGTPDDVAIVQDGLDKFWEQH